From a single Oreochromis niloticus isolate F11D_XX linkage group LG4, O_niloticus_UMD_NMBU, whole genome shotgun sequence genomic region:
- the wipi2 gene encoding WD repeat domain phosphoinositide-interacting protein 2 isoform X2, with product MNLASQSGDAGGSQLLFANFNQDNTSLAVGTKSGYKFFSLSSVDKLEQIYECNRVGPCCGGPRCRSSSASPVSLHSQAQIPSVLPMTDANDGDRLHTVELNQPKRSTADTEDVCIVERLFSSSLVAIVSLKAPRKLKVCHFKKGTEICNYSYSNTILAVKLNRQRLIVCLEESLYIHNIRDMKVLHTIRETPPNPSGLCALSISNDNCYLAYPGSATIGEVQVFDTVNLRAANMIPAHDSPLAALAFDATGTKLATASEKGTVIRVFSIPEGQKLFEFRRGVKRCVSICSLAFSMDSLYLSASSNTETVHIFKLETQKEKPAEEPTTWGGYLGKVLMASTTYLPSQVTEMFTQGRAFATVRLPFCGHKNICALAVIQKIPRLLVAAADGYLYMYNLDPQEGGECTLMKQHRLDGSTEPPNEILEQGSHDRPLVAQTYSAAVSKGYCEEQGAVGGVGLDDDLSDLRLEEDNEQPPLILETE from the exons ATGAACCTGGCCAGTCAAAGCGGAGACGCTGGCGGAAGCCAGCTGCTCTTCGCCAACTTTAACCAGGACAACAC GTCCTTAGCTGTTGGCACCAAATCAGGATACAAGTTTTTCTCCCTGTCCTCTGTGGACAAATTGGAGCAGATATATGAATGTA ACAGAGTAGGCCCCTGTTGCGGTGGTCCTCGATGTCGCTCTTCCTCTGCCTCTCCAGTTAGTCTGCACTCCCAGGCACAGATTCCATCTGTGCTGCCTATGACTGATGCCAATGACGGCGATCGACTGCACACTGTAGAGCTGAACCAACCGAAACGTTCAACAG CTGACACTGAGGATGTGTGCATTGTGGAGCGTCTGTTCTCCAGCAGCCTGGTGGCTATAGTTAGTCTGAAGGCCCCCCGGAAGCTCAAAGTCTGTCACTTCAAGAAGGGAACTGAGATCTGCAACTACTCCTATTCAAACACTATACTGGCTGTGAAGCTCAACAGACAG AGGCTGATTGTGTGCCTGGAAGAGTCGCTCTATATTCACAACATCAGAGACATGAAAGTGCTGCACACTATTAGAGAGACTCCACCTAACCCTTCAG GATTGTGTGCCCTTTCCATCAGCAATGATAACTGTTACTTGGCATACCCAGGCAGTGCTACGATAGGAGAGGTCCAGGTGTTTGACACAGTCAACTTG AGAGCAGCAAATATGATTCCAGCCCACGACAGCCCATTAGCAGCTCTGGCTTTCGATGCTACTGGAACTAAACTGGCTACAGCATCAGAGAAG GGTACAGTCATCCGTGTCTTCTCGATCCCAGAGGGACAGAAGCTCTTTGAATTTCGACGAGGAGTCAAGAG GTGCGTGAGCATCTGTTCGCTGGCGTTCAGTATGGACAGCCTGTACCTTTCTGCCTCCAGCAACACAGAGACGGTCCACATCTTCAAATTAGAAACACAGAAGGAGAA GCCAGCCGAGGAGCCCACCACATGGGGAGGTTACCTGGGGAAGGTCTTGATGGCGTCCACCACCTACCTGCCTTCCCAAGTCACGGAAATGTTTACCCAGGGGCGAGCCTTTGCCACCGTACGTCTACCCTTTTGCGGACATAAGAATATCTGCGCCTTAGCTGT GATTCAGAAGATTCCCAGGTTGCTTGTAGCAGCGGCTGATGGCTACCTGTATATGTACAACCTGGATCCACAAGAGGGAGGTGAATGCACACTAATGAAGCAGCACAG GTTAGACGGGAGTACCGAGCCTCCCAATGAGATCCTTGAGCAGGGGTCACATGATCGCCCACTTGTGGCCCAGACCTACAGTGCTGCTGTCTCAAAGG GTTACTGTGAAGAACAGGGCGCTGTGGGAGGGGTGGGGCTTGACGACGACCTCAGCGACCTACGCTTAGAGGAAGACAACGAGCAACCGCCGCTCATTCTCGAGACCGAGTGA
- the wipi2 gene encoding WD repeat domain phosphoinositide-interacting protein 2 isoform X4 yields MNLASQSGDAGGSQLLFANFNQDNTSLAVGTKSGYKFFSLSSVDKLEQIYECTDTEDVCIVERLFSSSLVAIVSLKAPRKLKVCHFKKGTEICNYSYSNTILAVKLNRQRLIVCLEESLYIHNIRDMKVLHTIRETPPNPSGLCALSISNDNCYLAYPGSATIGEVQVFDTVNLRAANMIPAHDSPLAALAFDATGTKLATASEKGTVIRVFSIPEGQKLFEFRRGVKRCVSICSLAFSMDSLYLSASSNTETVHIFKLETQKEKYVPAEEPTTWGGYLGKVLMASTTYLPSQVTEMFTQGRAFATVRLPFCGHKNICALAVIQKIPRLLVAAADGYLYMYNLDPQEGGECTLMKQHRLDGSTEPPNEILEQGSHDRPLVAQTYSAAVSKGYCEEQGAVGGVGLDDDLSDLRLEEDNEQPPLILETE; encoded by the exons ATGAACCTGGCCAGTCAAAGCGGAGACGCTGGCGGAAGCCAGCTGCTCTTCGCCAACTTTAACCAGGACAACAC GTCCTTAGCTGTTGGCACCAAATCAGGATACAAGTTTTTCTCCCTGTCCTCTGTGGACAAATTGGAGCAGATATATGAATGTA CTGACACTGAGGATGTGTGCATTGTGGAGCGTCTGTTCTCCAGCAGCCTGGTGGCTATAGTTAGTCTGAAGGCCCCCCGGAAGCTCAAAGTCTGTCACTTCAAGAAGGGAACTGAGATCTGCAACTACTCCTATTCAAACACTATACTGGCTGTGAAGCTCAACAGACAG AGGCTGATTGTGTGCCTGGAAGAGTCGCTCTATATTCACAACATCAGAGACATGAAAGTGCTGCACACTATTAGAGAGACTCCACCTAACCCTTCAG GATTGTGTGCCCTTTCCATCAGCAATGATAACTGTTACTTGGCATACCCAGGCAGTGCTACGATAGGAGAGGTCCAGGTGTTTGACACAGTCAACTTG AGAGCAGCAAATATGATTCCAGCCCACGACAGCCCATTAGCAGCTCTGGCTTTCGATGCTACTGGAACTAAACTGGCTACAGCATCAGAGAAG GGTACAGTCATCCGTGTCTTCTCGATCCCAGAGGGACAGAAGCTCTTTGAATTTCGACGAGGAGTCAAGAG GTGCGTGAGCATCTGTTCGCTGGCGTTCAGTATGGACAGCCTGTACCTTTCTGCCTCCAGCAACACAGAGACGGTCCACATCTTCAAATTAGAAACACAGAAGGAGAAGTATGT GCCAGCCGAGGAGCCCACCACATGGGGAGGTTACCTGGGGAAGGTCTTGATGGCGTCCACCACCTACCTGCCTTCCCAAGTCACGGAAATGTTTACCCAGGGGCGAGCCTTTGCCACCGTACGTCTACCCTTTTGCGGACATAAGAATATCTGCGCCTTAGCTGT GATTCAGAAGATTCCCAGGTTGCTTGTAGCAGCGGCTGATGGCTACCTGTATATGTACAACCTGGATCCACAAGAGGGAGGTGAATGCACACTAATGAAGCAGCACAG GTTAGACGGGAGTACCGAGCCTCCCAATGAGATCCTTGAGCAGGGGTCACATGATCGCCCACTTGTGGCCCAGACCTACAGTGCTGCTGTCTCAAAGG GTTACTGTGAAGAACAGGGCGCTGTGGGAGGGGTGGGGCTTGACGACGACCTCAGCGACCTACGCTTAGAGGAAGACAACGAGCAACCGCCGCTCATTCTCGAGACCGAGTGA
- the wipi2 gene encoding WD repeat domain phosphoinositide-interacting protein 2 isoform X3 produces MNLASQSGDAGGSQLLFANFNQDNTSLAVGTKSGYKFFSLSSVDKLEQIYECNRVGPCCGGPRCRSSSASPVSLHSQAQIPSVLPMTDANDGDRLHTVELNQPKRSTADTEDVCIVERLFSSSLVAIVSLKAPRKLKVCHFKKGTEICNYSYSNTILAVKLNRQRLIVCLEESLYIHNIRDMKVLHTIRETPPNPSGLCALSISNDNCYLAYPGSATIGEVQVFDTVNLRAANMIPAHDSPLAALAFDATGTKLATASEKGTVIRVFSIPEGQKLFEFRRGVKRCVSICSLAFSMDSLYLSASSNTETVHIFKLETQKEKYVPAEEPTTWGGYLGKVLMASTTYLPSQVTEMFTQGRAFATVRLPFCGHKNICALAVIQKIPRLLVAAADGYLYMYNLDPQEGGECTLMKQHRLDGSTEPPNEILEQGSHDRPLVAQTYSAAVSKDGCSGETVSN; encoded by the exons ATGAACCTGGCCAGTCAAAGCGGAGACGCTGGCGGAAGCCAGCTGCTCTTCGCCAACTTTAACCAGGACAACAC GTCCTTAGCTGTTGGCACCAAATCAGGATACAAGTTTTTCTCCCTGTCCTCTGTGGACAAATTGGAGCAGATATATGAATGTA ACAGAGTAGGCCCCTGTTGCGGTGGTCCTCGATGTCGCTCTTCCTCTGCCTCTCCAGTTAGTCTGCACTCCCAGGCACAGATTCCATCTGTGCTGCCTATGACTGATGCCAATGACGGCGATCGACTGCACACTGTAGAGCTGAACCAACCGAAACGTTCAACAG CTGACACTGAGGATGTGTGCATTGTGGAGCGTCTGTTCTCCAGCAGCCTGGTGGCTATAGTTAGTCTGAAGGCCCCCCGGAAGCTCAAAGTCTGTCACTTCAAGAAGGGAACTGAGATCTGCAACTACTCCTATTCAAACACTATACTGGCTGTGAAGCTCAACAGACAG AGGCTGATTGTGTGCCTGGAAGAGTCGCTCTATATTCACAACATCAGAGACATGAAAGTGCTGCACACTATTAGAGAGACTCCACCTAACCCTTCAG GATTGTGTGCCCTTTCCATCAGCAATGATAACTGTTACTTGGCATACCCAGGCAGTGCTACGATAGGAGAGGTCCAGGTGTTTGACACAGTCAACTTG AGAGCAGCAAATATGATTCCAGCCCACGACAGCCCATTAGCAGCTCTGGCTTTCGATGCTACTGGAACTAAACTGGCTACAGCATCAGAGAAG GGTACAGTCATCCGTGTCTTCTCGATCCCAGAGGGACAGAAGCTCTTTGAATTTCGACGAGGAGTCAAGAG GTGCGTGAGCATCTGTTCGCTGGCGTTCAGTATGGACAGCCTGTACCTTTCTGCCTCCAGCAACACAGAGACGGTCCACATCTTCAAATTAGAAACACAGAAGGAGAAGTATGT GCCAGCCGAGGAGCCCACCACATGGGGAGGTTACCTGGGGAAGGTCTTGATGGCGTCCACCACCTACCTGCCTTCCCAAGTCACGGAAATGTTTACCCAGGGGCGAGCCTTTGCCACCGTACGTCTACCCTTTTGCGGACATAAGAATATCTGCGCCTTAGCTGT GATTCAGAAGATTCCCAGGTTGCTTGTAGCAGCGGCTGATGGCTACCTGTATATGTACAACCTGGATCCACAAGAGGGAGGTGAATGCACACTAATGAAGCAGCACAG GTTAGACGGGAGTACCGAGCCTCCCAATGAGATCCTTGAGCAGGGGTCACATGATCGCCCACTTGTGGCCCAGACCTACAGTGCTGCTGTCTCAAAGG aTGGCTGTTCTGGAGAGACTGTCAGTAATTAA
- the wipi2 gene encoding WD repeat domain phosphoinositide-interacting protein 2 isoform X1, with protein MNLASQSGDAGGSQLLFANFNQDNTSLAVGTKSGYKFFSLSSVDKLEQIYECNRVGPCCGGPRCRSSSASPVSLHSQAQIPSVLPMTDANDGDRLHTVELNQPKRSTADTEDVCIVERLFSSSLVAIVSLKAPRKLKVCHFKKGTEICNYSYSNTILAVKLNRQRLIVCLEESLYIHNIRDMKVLHTIRETPPNPSGLCALSISNDNCYLAYPGSATIGEVQVFDTVNLRAANMIPAHDSPLAALAFDATGTKLATASEKGTVIRVFSIPEGQKLFEFRRGVKRCVSICSLAFSMDSLYLSASSNTETVHIFKLETQKEKYVPAEEPTTWGGYLGKVLMASTTYLPSQVTEMFTQGRAFATVRLPFCGHKNICALAVIQKIPRLLVAAADGYLYMYNLDPQEGGECTLMKQHRLDGSTEPPNEILEQGSHDRPLVAQTYSAAVSKGYCEEQGAVGGVGLDDDLSDLRLEEDNEQPPLILETE; from the exons ATGAACCTGGCCAGTCAAAGCGGAGACGCTGGCGGAAGCCAGCTGCTCTTCGCCAACTTTAACCAGGACAACAC GTCCTTAGCTGTTGGCACCAAATCAGGATACAAGTTTTTCTCCCTGTCCTCTGTGGACAAATTGGAGCAGATATATGAATGTA ACAGAGTAGGCCCCTGTTGCGGTGGTCCTCGATGTCGCTCTTCCTCTGCCTCTCCAGTTAGTCTGCACTCCCAGGCACAGATTCCATCTGTGCTGCCTATGACTGATGCCAATGACGGCGATCGACTGCACACTGTAGAGCTGAACCAACCGAAACGTTCAACAG CTGACACTGAGGATGTGTGCATTGTGGAGCGTCTGTTCTCCAGCAGCCTGGTGGCTATAGTTAGTCTGAAGGCCCCCCGGAAGCTCAAAGTCTGTCACTTCAAGAAGGGAACTGAGATCTGCAACTACTCCTATTCAAACACTATACTGGCTGTGAAGCTCAACAGACAG AGGCTGATTGTGTGCCTGGAAGAGTCGCTCTATATTCACAACATCAGAGACATGAAAGTGCTGCACACTATTAGAGAGACTCCACCTAACCCTTCAG GATTGTGTGCCCTTTCCATCAGCAATGATAACTGTTACTTGGCATACCCAGGCAGTGCTACGATAGGAGAGGTCCAGGTGTTTGACACAGTCAACTTG AGAGCAGCAAATATGATTCCAGCCCACGACAGCCCATTAGCAGCTCTGGCTTTCGATGCTACTGGAACTAAACTGGCTACAGCATCAGAGAAG GGTACAGTCATCCGTGTCTTCTCGATCCCAGAGGGACAGAAGCTCTTTGAATTTCGACGAGGAGTCAAGAG GTGCGTGAGCATCTGTTCGCTGGCGTTCAGTATGGACAGCCTGTACCTTTCTGCCTCCAGCAACACAGAGACGGTCCACATCTTCAAATTAGAAACACAGAAGGAGAAGTATGT GCCAGCCGAGGAGCCCACCACATGGGGAGGTTACCTGGGGAAGGTCTTGATGGCGTCCACCACCTACCTGCCTTCCCAAGTCACGGAAATGTTTACCCAGGGGCGAGCCTTTGCCACCGTACGTCTACCCTTTTGCGGACATAAGAATATCTGCGCCTTAGCTGT GATTCAGAAGATTCCCAGGTTGCTTGTAGCAGCGGCTGATGGCTACCTGTATATGTACAACCTGGATCCACAAGAGGGAGGTGAATGCACACTAATGAAGCAGCACAG GTTAGACGGGAGTACCGAGCCTCCCAATGAGATCCTTGAGCAGGGGTCACATGATCGCCCACTTGTGGCCCAGACCTACAGTGCTGCTGTCTCAAAGG GTTACTGTGAAGAACAGGGCGCTGTGGGAGGGGTGGGGCTTGACGACGACCTCAGCGACCTACGCTTAGAGGAAGACAACGAGCAACCGCCGCTCATTCTCGAGACCGAGTGA
- the wipi2 gene encoding WD repeat domain phosphoinositide-interacting protein 2 isoform X5, which yields MNLASQSGDAGGSQLLFANFNQDNTSLAVGTKSGYKFFSLSSVDKLEQIYECTDTEDVCIVERLFSSSLVAIVSLKAPRKLKVCHFKKGTEICNYSYSNTILAVKLNRQRLIVCLEESLYIHNIRDMKVLHTIRETPPNPSGLCALSISNDNCYLAYPGSATIGEVQVFDTVNLRAANMIPAHDSPLAALAFDATGTKLATASEKGTVIRVFSIPEGQKLFEFRRGVKRCVSICSLAFSMDSLYLSASSNTETVHIFKLETQKEKPAEEPTTWGGYLGKVLMASTTYLPSQVTEMFTQGRAFATVRLPFCGHKNICALAVIQKIPRLLVAAADGYLYMYNLDPQEGGECTLMKQHRLDGSTEPPNEILEQGSHDRPLVAQTYSAAVSKGYCEEQGAVGGVGLDDDLSDLRLEEDNEQPPLILETE from the exons ATGAACCTGGCCAGTCAAAGCGGAGACGCTGGCGGAAGCCAGCTGCTCTTCGCCAACTTTAACCAGGACAACAC GTCCTTAGCTGTTGGCACCAAATCAGGATACAAGTTTTTCTCCCTGTCCTCTGTGGACAAATTGGAGCAGATATATGAATGTA CTGACACTGAGGATGTGTGCATTGTGGAGCGTCTGTTCTCCAGCAGCCTGGTGGCTATAGTTAGTCTGAAGGCCCCCCGGAAGCTCAAAGTCTGTCACTTCAAGAAGGGAACTGAGATCTGCAACTACTCCTATTCAAACACTATACTGGCTGTGAAGCTCAACAGACAG AGGCTGATTGTGTGCCTGGAAGAGTCGCTCTATATTCACAACATCAGAGACATGAAAGTGCTGCACACTATTAGAGAGACTCCACCTAACCCTTCAG GATTGTGTGCCCTTTCCATCAGCAATGATAACTGTTACTTGGCATACCCAGGCAGTGCTACGATAGGAGAGGTCCAGGTGTTTGACACAGTCAACTTG AGAGCAGCAAATATGATTCCAGCCCACGACAGCCCATTAGCAGCTCTGGCTTTCGATGCTACTGGAACTAAACTGGCTACAGCATCAGAGAAG GGTACAGTCATCCGTGTCTTCTCGATCCCAGAGGGACAGAAGCTCTTTGAATTTCGACGAGGAGTCAAGAG GTGCGTGAGCATCTGTTCGCTGGCGTTCAGTATGGACAGCCTGTACCTTTCTGCCTCCAGCAACACAGAGACGGTCCACATCTTCAAATTAGAAACACAGAAGGAGAA GCCAGCCGAGGAGCCCACCACATGGGGAGGTTACCTGGGGAAGGTCTTGATGGCGTCCACCACCTACCTGCCTTCCCAAGTCACGGAAATGTTTACCCAGGGGCGAGCCTTTGCCACCGTACGTCTACCCTTTTGCGGACATAAGAATATCTGCGCCTTAGCTGT GATTCAGAAGATTCCCAGGTTGCTTGTAGCAGCGGCTGATGGCTACCTGTATATGTACAACCTGGATCCACAAGAGGGAGGTGAATGCACACTAATGAAGCAGCACAG GTTAGACGGGAGTACCGAGCCTCCCAATGAGATCCTTGAGCAGGGGTCACATGATCGCCCACTTGTGGCCCAGACCTACAGTGCTGCTGTCTCAAAGG GTTACTGTGAAGAACAGGGCGCTGTGGGAGGGGTGGGGCTTGACGACGACCTCAGCGACCTACGCTTAGAGGAAGACAACGAGCAACCGCCGCTCATTCTCGAGACCGAGTGA